One part of the Phragmites australis chromosome 3, lpPhrAust1.1, whole genome shotgun sequence genome encodes these proteins:
- the LOC133912112 gene encoding uncharacterized protein LOC133912112, whose amino-acid sequence MAYVERGVVKDKRTIWRLSIISDFFRAVVNFIRMFFLTMFSAEKTDRYKKGYGAGKKWDGGPGGGGPGGGSGRGPYGGGGNGGSRGPRTLSDIRSNDHSSLPACGSCCG is encoded by the exons GTGTTGTGAAAGACAAGCGGACAATATGGCGACTGAGCATAATCTCTGACTTCTTTCGGGCTGTTGTGAACTTCATCAGAATGTTCTTTCTCACAATGTTCTCA GCCGAAAAAACAGACAGGTACAAGAAAGGATATGGCGCTGGTAAGAAATGGGACGGTGGACCCGGTGGTGGAGGTCCCGGTGGTGGTTCTGGACGGGGCCCATATGGAGGAGGTGGCAATGGTGGTTCTCGCGGCCCTCGCACTCTATCTGACATCCGATCCAATGACCACA GTTCTCTCCCTGCTTGTGGATCCTGCTGCGGCTAA